Proteins encoded by one window of Gouania willdenowi chromosome 4, fGouWil2.1, whole genome shotgun sequence:
- the LOC114462215 gene encoding proline-rich protein 2-like, translating to MYVQEPLMGTQALPRDRRRSQASRKSPPPEIPVEELRPTPSRRPGQAARVSRDQTPGQKQHRQQPTQGIGRITSCHHQEDAAIKTPQGPSQTTHRQVARTALRRQSRRPQPCRAPLKQGPARSAPPGMQRHGQLRCPGRPPPGPRPPNPKGTRSPTLGTPEAGQTHQVIDRAPNHPNSERHPPENSIIPKGHATRAPPPAAQGPHIAGTDPKTTRRRGQHQYSKGKGTPTPPSGPPPRHVRTTKF from the exons atgtatgtgcaagaaccactaATGGGAACCCAAGCACTGCCCAGGGACAGAAGacgcagccaggccagcagaaagagccccccgcccgagatccCAGTGGAGGAGCTAAGGCCCACACCCAGTAGACGACCAGGACAGGCAGCCAGAGTTAGCAGGGACCAGACCCCGGGACAGAAGCAGCACCGGCAGCAGCCCACCCAAGGCATTGGTCGCATCACCAGCTGCCATCACCAAGAGGATGCTGCAA TCAAGACCCCCCAAGGGCCCAGTCAGACGACACACCGGCAAGTGGCACGCACAGCCCTGAGGAGGCAGAGCCGCAGACCACAGCCCTGCAGGGCACCGCTCAAGCAGGGGCCAGCCCGCTCCGCACCCCCAGGCATGCAAAGGCACGGCCAGCTCCGCTGCCctggaagacccccgccaggaccgagACCGCCCAACCCCAAGGGCACCCGCTCCCCGACACTGGGAACCCCTGAGG caggacagacccaccaggtgATCGACCGCGCCCCCAACCACCCGAACAGCGAGCGCCACCCCCCAGAAAACAGCATCATCCCAAAGGGCCACGCAACTCGCGCCCCACCCCCTGCCGCACAGGGCCCACACATTGCAGGGACCGACCCCAAGACCACGAGGAGACGAGGTCAGCACCAATACTCAAAGGGGAAAGGCACTCCCACGCCCCCCAGTGGCCCACCGCCTCGCCACGTCCGCACCACCAAATTTTAa